The Dendropsophus ebraccatus isolate aDenEbr1 chromosome 10, aDenEbr1.pat, whole genome shotgun sequence genome has a segment encoding these proteins:
- the GLE1 gene encoding mRNA export factor GLE1: MPGKLDWEALEAVKNSSKGKLQYNRDWSSETALGINESTVVLSEYSAWVLDNVSSHTEPDSAPDERTSLQDDSAPVTHNESDNRRTEESPKKTESSPKLRMDKVMEVEGSILLFEKAHKMKVKEELQARFDMCDQFSKSMAEKSAEQLKRFEEMMELKQRQERHQLLEELEKGSKEALGQQEKLKEEHRHRAKLVTLKLREAEQQRQQEMERIRQEEGRERMRRLCSIQQEVLQLVQKIQVDYKQQEALRVDLSAHGHRGNQICGILSTVVRSSSERGYPTQDDVNLGERSLQEMQMLASTIEKVLAAAEQRKKVEEEAAKEKQKQALLLQQQQQQQQQQQQQQQVTPQTPAPAQDQRQTKQEGLQKKASKGTLQRFLELQKVLEQCHKVCQDLATCKDPQTKKIRGDLQRAVTIPVSQISSVSGSQVKDTFDKINNFLMGKPAVSAGRTILLSQHPLSLDFVCLKLAEKFVSQGEEEVASHHESAFPIASVASALWERYPKVGELFLANLHKKCPYAVPFYPTCSEGTPVVEYKRLQGYQVNDSVVEQQDSFLKRMSGMIRLYAAIMQVRWPYGSTQGSHPHGLNHAWHWLAQMVNLEPRSDITATLLFDFLEVSGNAMIKQYQDQFWKLLLLIKDQYFPEIEKITTNTEMGSASRLKHFLEGAVRRRDIPLPKGYLQPSFWRT, from the exons ATGCCGGGAAAGCTGGACTGGGAAGCCTTGGAGGCTGTGAAGAATTCCTCTAAGGGGAAGCTACAGTATAACAGAGACTGGAGCTCGGAG ACTGCACTGGGTATCAATGAATCCACCGTCGTGTTATCGGAGTACTCAGCTTGGGTCCTGGATAATGTCAGCAGCCACACAGAACCAGACAGCGCCCCCGATGAGAGGACATCACTGCAGGACGACTCTGCACCCGTCACACACAATGAGTCG GATAACCGGCGCACTGAAGAGTCACCTAAAAAAACAGAATCATCACCAAAACTGCGGATGGATAAAGTCATGGAGGTTGAAGGCAGTATATTGTTGTTTGAGAAGGCGCACAAGATGAAAGTGAAG GAAGAGTTGCAGGCTCGCTTTGACATGTGCGATCAGTTCAGCAAATCTATGGCGGAGAAGTCTGCAGAACAGCTCAAGCGctttgaggagatgatggaatTGAAGCAGAGACAAGAAAGGCATCAGCTGCTTGAAGAACTGGAGAAGGG CTCTAAGGAGGCCTTGGGTCAGCAAGAAAAACTAAAGGAGGAACATCGTCATAGAGCAAAG CTCGTGACCTTGAAGCTTCGTGAAGCCGAACAGCAACGCCAGCAGGAAATGGAGCGGATCCGACAAGAGGAAGGCCGCGAGAGGATGCGCCGCCTGTGCTCTATACAGCAAGAGGTGCTGCAGCTGGTCCAGAAGATTCAAGTGGATTACAAGCAACAAGAAGCCTTACGTGTGGATCTCTCTGCTCATGGCCATCGAGGGAACCAGATATGTGGCATTTTATCCACCGTTGTTCGCTCCAGTAGTGAG AGAGGCTATCCTACTCAGGATGATGTGAATCTGGGTGAGCGCTCCCTGCAGGAGATGCAGATGTTAGCCAGCACCATAGAGAAGGTGTTGGCTGCAGCAGAACAGAGGAAGAAGGTGGAGGAAGAAGCTGCTAAAGAGAAGCAGAAACAAGCGCTACtactacaacagcagcagcagcagcagcaacaacaacaacagcagcaacAGGTGACGCCGCAGACCCCGGCTCCAGCACAGGATCAGAGGCAAACTAAGCAAGAAG GACTCCAGAAAAAGGCCTCAAAGGGCACGTTACAGAGATTCCTGGAGCTGCAGAAAGTCTTAGAGCAGTGTCATAAAGTCTGTCAAGACCTTGCCACGTGCAAAGACCCTCAG ACCAAGAAGATCCGGGGTGATCTTCAGAGGGCGGTAACCATCCCGGTCAGCCAAATCTCCAGTGTTTCAG GATCCCAAGTCAAGGACACTTTTGACAAGATCAATAACTTCCTGATGGGAAAACCGGCTGTCTCTGCCGGCCGGACGATCCTTCTATCGCAGCACCCCCTGAGTCTGGACTTTGTTTGTCTGAAGCTGGCAGAGAAATTTGTG AGTCAGGGAGAAGAAGAAGTCGCTTCTCATCATGAATCCGCCTTCCCTATCGCTTCGGTGGCCTCTGCTTTATGGGAACGGTATCCCAAAGTGGGGGAACTCTTCCTTGCTAACCTGCATAAGAAATGTCCCTATGCCGTGCCATTTTACCCGACTTGTAGTGAAGGAACGCCTGTGGTGGAATATAAGAG GTTACAGGGATATCAGGTGAACGACTCTGTAGTGGAGCAACAAGACAGCTTCCTGAAACGCATGTCCGGGATGATCCGGCTGTACGCCGCCATTATGCAAGTCCGTTGGCCTTATGGGTCGACACAAGGG AGCCACCCCCATGGATTGAATCATGCGTGGCATTGGTTGGCACAGATGGTGAACTTGGAGCCGCGGTCTGATATTACAGCTACCCTACTCTTTGATTTCCTGGAG GTGTCTGGCAACGCCATGATAAAACAATACCAGGATCAGTTCTGGAAACTCTTATTATTGATCAAGGACCAGTATTTCCCTGA